In Jeotgalibaca arthritidis, a single genomic region encodes these proteins:
- a CDS encoding pseudouridine synthase — MERLQKVIAHAGIASRRKAEELITQGKVAVNGEIVKTLGIKVSSKDLVEVNGLPIYKEHPVYFLFYKPKNTLSSVSDDRGRPVVTDYFTNIVERIYPIGRLDFDTTGLLLLTNDGEFANLLMHPKYTVDKTYVAKVSAIPTRQQLNQLERGIVIDGRKTAKAKARLISEDRKKNTAIVELIIHEGWNHQVKKMFDAIKCPVVKLKREAFSFLTLDGLQPGMYRELKGFEIDKLKNLAKETTVARKR, encoded by the coding sequence ATGGAAAGACTACAAAAAGTAATTGCCCATGCGGGGATTGCTTCAAGACGAAAAGCAGAAGAGTTAATTACTCAAGGAAAAGTCGCAGTAAATGGCGAAATCGTTAAAACATTAGGTATAAAAGTATCCTCAAAAGATTTAGTCGAAGTGAATGGTCTGCCTATTTACAAAGAGCATCCGGTTTATTTCTTATTCTATAAACCTAAAAATACCCTATCATCTGTTTCAGATGACCGCGGTAGACCCGTTGTAACAGATTATTTTACTAATATAGTAGAACGGATTTACCCAATCGGCCGATTGGATTTTGATACAACTGGTTTACTTCTTCTAACTAATGATGGGGAATTTGCTAATTTATTGATGCATCCTAAATATACAGTTGATAAAACTTATGTGGCTAAGGTTAGCGCGATTCCGACCAGACAACAGTTAAACCAGCTTGAAAGAGGCATTGTCATTGACGGTAGAAAAACTGCAAAGGCCAAAGCAAGGCTGATTTCAGAAGATCGTAAAAAGAATACGGCTATTGTTGAATTGATCATTCATGAAGGCTGGAACCATCAAGTGAAAAAAATGTTTGATGCGATTAAATGTCCTGTTGTAAAATTAAAAAGAGAAGCATTTTCTTTCCTAACGCTAGATGGTCTGCAACCTGGTATGTATCGCGAGCTAAAAGGGTTTGAAATTGATAAATTAAAAAATTTAGCTAAGGAAACAACGGTTGCTCGTAAACGCTAA
- a CDS encoding response regulator transcription factor yields the protein MANSETTILIVDDEERIRRLLKLYVMKEGYASAEAENGTQALRMMQEKDYDLVLLDIMLPELDGLEVIKEIRKIKETPIMMITACGDEGQRVEGFQAGADDYIVKPFSPREVMLRIAAVLKRTKVEEPETSAITYPDLEIFPDSRLVLASGDPLTLTPKEFDLLLFLAENPEKVFTREMLLKEVWRYDYFGDLRTVDTHIKRLREKLQKKSAYIAKMIVTVWGTGYKFSPIETDYQKANEIHKL from the coding sequence GTGGCTAACTCAGAGACTACAATACTAATTGTAGATGATGAAGAGCGTATCAGACGCCTTTTGAAATTATATGTAATGAAGGAAGGGTATGCATCTGCTGAAGCAGAGAACGGTACTCAAGCTTTAAGAATGATGCAAGAAAAAGATTATGATCTTGTCTTACTCGATATTATGCTTCCTGAGTTAGATGGGCTAGAAGTAATCAAGGAAATTCGTAAAATAAAGGAAACACCGATTATGATGATTACTGCTTGTGGTGACGAAGGACAGCGAGTGGAAGGATTTCAAGCGGGTGCAGATGATTACATTGTTAAACCATTTAGTCCGAGAGAAGTTATGTTGCGTATAGCGGCAGTTTTAAAACGGACAAAGGTTGAGGAACCAGAAACATCTGCGATTACTTATCCTGATTTAGAGATTTTCCCAGACTCACGACTTGTTCTTGCTAGTGGGGACCCTCTAACATTGACACCCAAAGAGTTTGATTTACTTCTTTTCTTAGCTGAAAATCCTGAAAAAGTATTTACGAGAGAGATGTTACTGAAAGAAGTTTGGCGCTACGATTATTTTGGCGATTTGCGAACAGTTGATACTCATATCAAGCGTTTGCGTGAAAAGCTACAAAAAAAATCAGCTTACATAGCAAAAATGATCGTTACTGTGTGGGGAACGGGTTATAAGTTTTCTCCTATCGAAACGGATTATCAAAAAGCTAATGAGATTCATAAGCTATGA